The nucleotide sequence GGCGGGCCAGTGATATTGGTACCAGTGGACGTCGAGAAAATCGATGACCTCGCCGAGGCGGATGCGGTCGATCAGGTTGCCGACGGCGCCGGCGAAGACCAGGGAGAGGGCAAAATGGAGCAGGCGCTGGTCTTCGCGCAGCTGGCGCAGGTACCAGAGGATGCCGAGGGCGGCGAGCGTGGCGACGGTGATGAAGAAGGGGACGCGGATGGCGCTGTCGGACAGGATGCCGAAGGCCGCCCCCTTGTTGCGCACGTAGGTGATGTGGAAGAAGTTCTGGATCACCGTCACCGACTCGTAGAGGGTGAAGCGGTGGTCGATGTAGAGCTTGGTCGCCTGGTCGAGAACCAGGATGACGGCGGAGACGATCAGCAAAAGACGGTAACGAAAGGGCACGGAAACTCCAAAAAGGCAGGCAAGAGGCCCGAGGCCCGAGGCCTAAGGCCCGAGGCAATAGGTTTTCCTC is from Desulfuromonadales bacterium and encodes:
- the lspA gene encoding signal peptidase II — its product is MPFRYRLLLIVSAVILVLDQATKLYIDHRFTLYESVTVIQNFFHITYVRNKGAAFGILSDSAIRVPFFITVATLAALGILWYLRQLREDQRLLHFALSLVFAGAVGNLIDRIRLGEVIDFLDVHWYQYHWPAFNVADSAITVGVGLLLLDLWREERRKKV